One Sphingobacteruim zhuxiongii DNA window includes the following coding sequences:
- a CDS encoding heme/hemin ABC transporter substrate-binding protein, with protein sequence MKIYPLSRSILIILTLISVSISVKASNPKRIISLSGSITEVLDGLGMGKQIVAVDLTSDYPAYIAELPKVSKNRSVTIESLSSFRPDLVLALEGELAADVQVQLQKLKIPFALITQDFSKTGLQNFILNIAKSVNQVEKGQQLAQSLGKELTALMNKSKNSTQKVLFIYARGAGHMSVAGQQTAVDAVIKNAGFKNAMKGFTGYKTYNTEALVAANPDVILMFNFGLSSLGGSESIANMPGVKLTKAGKNKRIVSMDASLLNNYSLRLPEAISKLQQLVL encoded by the coding sequence ATGAAAATTTATCCATTATCACGATCAATTCTGATCATTTTGACTTTGATTTCTGTCAGCATCTCCGTTAAAGCAAGCAATCCAAAACGTATTATTTCGCTAAGTGGATCGATTACCGAAGTACTCGATGGATTAGGTATGGGGAAGCAAATTGTAGCAGTTGATTTAACGAGCGATTATCCCGCGTACATTGCTGAATTGCCGAAAGTTAGTAAGAATCGAAGTGTCACGATTGAATCCCTTAGTTCGTTTCGACCGGATTTAGTTCTTGCCCTTGAAGGGGAGTTAGCGGCGGATGTACAAGTTCAACTTCAGAAACTTAAAATACCATTTGCGCTGATCACACAAGATTTCTCGAAAACAGGACTTCAAAACTTTATCCTCAACATTGCTAAATCTGTAAATCAAGTGGAAAAAGGACAGCAACTTGCACAAAGTCTTGGCAAAGAGCTAACTGCTTTAATGAATAAGTCGAAGAATTCTACGCAGAAAGTATTGTTTATTTATGCGCGCGGTGCCGGTCATATGAGTGTTGCAGGGCAACAGACTGCCGTTGATGCGGTTATTAAAAATGCCGGTTTTAAGAATGCAATGAAAGGATTTACGGGTTATAAAACGTATAATACGGAAGCGTTAGTCGCAGCAAATCCCGATGTCATTTTGATGTTTAATTTCGGACTTTCTAGTTTAGGCGGCTCAGAAAGTATCGCAAATATGCCAGGAGTGAAGCTTACCAAGGCAGGCAAAAACAAAAGAATCGTATCTATGGATGCGAGTTTATTAAACAACTATAGCCTTCGTCTTCCGGAAGCTATTTCCAAACTACAACAACTAGTACTTTAG
- a CDS encoding heme ABC transporter ATP-binding protein, which yields MIRIQGLNYAVKNRTIIKDLHLFIDKGEFISIIGANGAGKSTLLKLMAGELKGNSGKILIQSKDITALSMKEMSTFRAYLHQNNLMDIPFTVEEVISMGRYMKQTLALDKKILEECINICNLNHIRARSIRELSGGEQQRVHLARVLAQLWDVEEGILLLDEPISSMDIQYQHQTLAIAKAFCSAGFTVIAVLHDLNMVAQYSDRVVMMKAGRVWWYGSPNEVFKQQHIYTIFGIDSLVHINPKNLRTEIQAIPMEYDLQHFNTVLMASLS from the coding sequence ATGATTCGAATCCAAGGGCTAAATTATGCAGTAAAGAACAGAACCATTATCAAGGATCTCCATCTTTTTATTGACAAAGGGGAGTTTATCAGTATTATCGGAGCAAACGGTGCTGGCAAAAGTACGCTACTCAAGTTAATGGCGGGAGAACTAAAGGGAAATAGTGGGAAGATTCTGATCCAAAGCAAGGATATTACTGCGCTAAGTATGAAGGAAATGTCGACGTTCCGAGCGTATCTTCATCAGAATAATTTAATGGATATCCCATTTACTGTGGAAGAGGTTATTTCTATGGGAAGATACATGAAACAGACGCTTGCCCTCGATAAAAAGATTCTTGAGGAATGCATCAACATCTGTAACCTGAATCATATTCGAGCACGCTCTATCCGCGAGTTATCAGGAGGAGAACAACAACGTGTACATTTAGCGCGTGTTCTTGCTCAATTATGGGACGTAGAAGAAGGAATATTGCTCTTAGATGAGCCGATTTCGAGTATGGATATTCAATATCAACATCAAACACTGGCGATAGCAAAAGCATTCTGTAGCGCTGGATTTACAGTGATTGCCGTATTACACGATTTAAACATGGTCGCGCAATATAGTGATCGAGTTGTGATGATGAAAGCGGGCAGGGTATGGTGGTATGGTAGTCCAAACGAAGTCTTTAAGCAACAGCATATCTATACTATTTTTGGTATCGATAGTTTAGTTCATATTAATCCGAAAAATTTGAGAACTGAAATTCAAGCGATTCCGATGGAATACGATTTGCAGCATTTTAATACTGTATTAATGGCTAGCCTGTCCTGA
- a CDS encoding FecCD family ABC transporter permease, with product MRYSIIYVVLGISLLCLIVFSLGAGTMKIPFQEVFMLLYKSLGFSNLKEEDELLKNILLEIRIPRIIFCTLIGAILGITGTAIQGIFRNPLAEPGLVGISAGASFFAALTIVFEASLIAFLGNAFNLYLISIAAFIGASIAVLIVYRISMVDGKSNIATMILAGIAINALAGAATGLMSYMATEQQLRNITFWSLGSMAGATWESVNILAIFSIIAVTPLLFFGKSLNLFALGESQAEMMGLNTKRLKVLIIVCSTLAVGASVAFAGIIAFVGLLVPHTLRLIGTVDNRFLLPASLLGGAIVLNLADLIARTVIQPLELPIGVITALIGAPVFLGILLKEKRKL from the coding sequence ATGAGGTATAGTATTATTTATGTCGTATTGGGGATATCTCTGCTTTGTTTGATCGTCTTTTCATTAGGAGCTGGCACCATGAAAATCCCATTTCAAGAAGTCTTTATGCTATTATACAAATCATTGGGATTCTCCAACTTGAAAGAAGAAGACGAGCTGCTGAAGAATATCTTATTAGAGATTCGTATTCCACGAATCATTTTCTGCACCCTCATTGGTGCGATATTAGGAATTACAGGAACAGCGATACAAGGGATATTTAGAAATCCACTTGCTGAACCTGGTCTTGTTGGCATATCAGCTGGCGCTTCTTTCTTCGCTGCACTAACGATTGTATTTGAAGCTAGTTTAATCGCGTTCCTAGGCAACGCCTTTAATCTGTATTTAATTTCCATTGCGGCATTTATAGGCGCTTCGATAGCGGTTTTAATAGTCTATCGTATTTCGATGGTCGACGGGAAATCGAATATCGCGACAATGATCCTCGCTGGTATTGCGATCAATGCGCTCGCAGGTGCAGCCACCGGTTTGATGAGTTACATGGCAACGGAACAGCAGTTACGGAATATTACTTTTTGGTCTTTAGGAAGTATGGCAGGGGCGACTTGGGAATCAGTAAATATCCTCGCGATTTTCAGCATCATCGCTGTCACACCTCTTTTGTTTTTTGGTAAATCGTTGAATTTATTTGCACTAGGGGAGTCCCAAGCGGAGATGATGGGACTAAATACAAAGCGATTAAAAGTATTGATTATTGTTTGCTCCACATTAGCCGTCGGCGCTTCTGTTGCTTTTGCTGGTATCATCGCTTTTGTAGGCTTGCTAGTTCCACATACGCTTCGATTGATCGGAACAGTTGACAATCGCTTTTTACTTCCTGCGTCTCTCCTCGGCGGGGCAATTGTATTAAACCTAGCAGACTTAATTGCACGGACGGTCATTCAACCACTAGAATTACCAATCGGTGTCATCACTGCATTAATTGGCGCACCGGTTTTTCTAGGAATATTATTAAAAGAAAAAAGAAAGTTATAA